Proteins encoded by one window of Modestobacter marinus:
- a CDS encoding exodeoxyribonuclease III yields the protein MRLATWNVNSIRSRVDRVEAWLQRSDVDVLALQETKCKDEQFPEDRFRALGYDVAHVGHSQWNGVALLSRVGLSDVQVGFPGMPSWSSKEGVEPAQEARALGATCGGVQVWSLYVPNGRTLTDPHLQYKLEWLEALRVHAGGWLSEDTEAQVALVGDWNIAPQDDDVWDISVFSSSTHVSEPERAAFRGVVEAGFTDVVRPYTPGPGVYTYWDYTQLRFPRREGMRIDFVLGSPALTQRVTGARIDREERKGKGASDHAPVVVDLAD from the coding sequence GTGCGCCTGGCCACCTGGAACGTCAACTCCATCCGCAGCCGAGTCGACCGGGTGGAGGCCTGGCTGCAGCGCAGTGACGTCGACGTCCTGGCGCTGCAGGAGACCAAGTGCAAGGACGAGCAGTTCCCGGAGGACCGGTTCCGGGCGCTGGGCTACGACGTCGCGCACGTCGGCCACTCGCAGTGGAACGGCGTCGCGCTGCTGTCGCGGGTCGGGCTCAGCGACGTCCAGGTCGGCTTCCCGGGGATGCCGTCGTGGTCGTCGAAGGAGGGCGTCGAGCCCGCCCAGGAGGCCCGGGCGCTGGGCGCCACCTGCGGCGGCGTGCAGGTGTGGAGCCTGTACGTGCCGAACGGTCGGACGCTGACCGACCCGCACCTGCAGTACAAGCTCGAGTGGCTGGAGGCGCTGCGGGTGCACGCCGGCGGGTGGCTCAGCGAGGACACCGAGGCGCAGGTCGCGCTGGTCGGCGACTGGAACATCGCCCCGCAGGACGACGACGTCTGGGACATCTCGGTGTTCAGCTCCTCCACGCACGTCTCCGAGCCGGAGCGGGCGGCGTTCCGGGGCGTGGTCGAGGCCGGGTTCACCGACGTCGTCCGGCCGTACACGCCCGGACCCGGCGTCTACACGTACTGGGACTACACCCAGCTGCGCTTCCCCCGCCGCGAGGGCATGCGGATCGACTTCGTGCTCGGCTCGCCGGCGCTGACCCAGCGGGTCACCGGCGCCCGTATCGACCGCGAGGAGCGCAAGGGCAAGGGCGCGAGCGACCACGCGCCCGTCGTCGTCGACCTGGCCGACTGA
- a CDS encoding acyl-ACP desaturase encodes MSHTSREAVLLTELEPVVEENLNRHIGLAQEWHPHDYVPWSEGRDFAFLGGEDWSPEQSRLDETAKAAMFTNLLTEDNLPSYHREIATRFGRDGAWGTWVGRWTAEENRHGIALRDYLVVTRGVDPVELERARMDYMTSGYDSGDKTPLEAVAYVSFQELATRVSHRNTGKATGDPIADKLLARIAKDENLHMVFYRNIVSAAFEIEPDKTMRAVADEVMRFEMPGATMAGFRKNSVLIAKAGIYDLRLHHDEVIQPVLRAWKVFERTNLGPEGEQAREELAQFLVGLDAQATKFVESRDRMRTRMQARQDTELTPLPQA; translated from the coding sequence GTGTCCCACACGTCGCGCGAGGCAGTTCTGCTCACCGAGCTCGAGCCGGTGGTCGAGGAGAACCTGAACCGCCACATCGGGCTCGCCCAGGAATGGCACCCGCACGACTACGTCCCGTGGTCGGAGGGGCGGGACTTCGCCTTCCTCGGCGGTGAGGACTGGTCGCCGGAGCAGTCCCGGCTGGACGAGACCGCAAAGGCGGCCATGTTCACCAACCTGCTCACCGAGGACAACCTGCCCAGCTACCACCGGGAGATCGCCACCCGCTTCGGCCGTGACGGCGCCTGGGGCACCTGGGTCGGCCGCTGGACGGCGGAGGAGAACCGGCACGGCATCGCGCTGCGTGACTACCTCGTCGTCACCCGCGGGGTCGACCCCGTCGAGCTCGAGCGGGCCCGGATGGACTACATGACCTCCGGCTACGACTCCGGCGACAAGACGCCGCTCGAGGCCGTCGCCTACGTCTCCTTCCAGGAGCTCGCCACCCGGGTGAGCCACCGCAACACCGGCAAGGCCACCGGCGACCCGATCGCCGACAAGCTGCTCGCCCGGATCGCCAAGGACGAGAACCTGCACATGGTCTTCTACCGGAACATCGTCTCCGCGGCGTTCGAGATCGAGCCGGACAAGACCATGCGGGCGGTCGCCGACGAGGTCATGCGCTTCGAGATGCCCGGCGCGACCATGGCCGGCTTCCGGAAGAACTCCGTGCTCATCGCCAAGGCCGGCATCTACGACCTGCGGCTGCACCACGACGAGGTCATCCAGCCCGTGCTGCGCGCATGGAAGGTGTTCGAGCGCACCAACCTCGGCCCCGAGGGCGAGCAGGCCCGCGAGGAGCTGGCCCAGTTCCTGGTCGGGCTCGACGCGCAGGCCACCAAGTTCGTGGAGAGCCGGGACCGGATGCGCACCCGCATGCAGGCGCGCCAGGACACCGAGCTCACCCCTCTCCCGCAAGCCTGA
- a CDS encoding LCP family protein, whose protein sequence is MSDDPATQPGRRHGIQRTVRGFGPALLLTVLGALVPGSAFLATGRRRLGAVVVVVFMVLLGAVAYLATTGLRDVIQVAVDSSALRWVVGGIIALAVAWLLVVLIGYALLLPRRTRGWQHVVGAVVVLALCAGVVVPAAWAVRIANAQAELLDNVFADRDSATVTDSGDDAHPFGDQDEVNFLLLGGDGGEGRDGVRTDTVIVANVQTDTGETTLFSLPRNLQELPFPEDSPLAEVYPDGFDAGSESESLLNAVYRNGPAWYPDVLGPTDDPGADFLKLGVGEALGLEIDYFVLVNLDGFSRLVDALGGIDVNVNYYVPIGGEPSLGILPDDYIEPGPEQHMDGARALDFARGRFGLTDYQRMDRQRCVISEIVEAADPMTLLSRFQQLAATTQDIVSTDVPQSRLDDLVDLAFEVKDAEIRSVVFDDTVIDPAYPDYDRIRALVQQALGNSPAAPSSAAPSTSAAPSTDAAPSTGDEPSGSAEPSGSATPAAVDPVAEVTDACAYDPAQAAAARAEGEPPTRNG, encoded by the coding sequence GTGAGCGACGACCCAGCCACCCAGCCGGGCCGGCGGCACGGCATCCAGCGCACCGTCCGCGGCTTCGGGCCGGCCCTGCTGCTCACCGTGCTCGGTGCCCTGGTGCCCGGGTCGGCCTTCCTGGCCACCGGACGGCGCCGGCTCGGTGCGGTCGTCGTCGTCGTCTTCATGGTGCTGCTCGGCGCCGTGGCCTACCTGGCCACCACGGGCCTGCGCGACGTGATCCAGGTGGCCGTCGACTCCTCGGCCCTGCGATGGGTGGTCGGCGGCATCATCGCCCTCGCGGTGGCCTGGCTGCTCGTCGTCCTGATCGGTTACGCACTGTTGCTGCCACGCCGGACGCGGGGCTGGCAGCACGTGGTCGGCGCGGTCGTCGTCCTGGCCCTCTGCGCGGGGGTCGTCGTGCCCGCCGCGTGGGCGGTGCGCATCGCCAACGCCCAGGCCGAGCTGCTGGACAACGTGTTCGCCGACCGGGACAGCGCCACGGTCACCGACTCCGGCGACGACGCCCACCCGTTCGGTGACCAGGACGAGGTGAACTTCCTGCTCCTGGGCGGGGACGGCGGCGAGGGCCGCGACGGGGTGCGCACCGACACGGTGATCGTGGCCAACGTGCAGACCGACACCGGCGAGACCACGCTCTTCAGCCTGCCCCGCAACCTGCAGGAGCTGCCCTTCCCCGAGGACAGCCCGCTGGCCGAGGTCTACCCCGACGGCTTCGACGCCGGGTCGGAGTCCGAGAGCCTGCTCAACGCCGTCTACCGCAACGGGCCGGCCTGGTACCCCGACGTCCTCGGCCCGACCGACGACCCCGGCGCCGACTTCCTCAAGCTCGGTGTCGGCGAGGCCCTCGGCCTGGAGATCGACTACTTCGTGCTGGTCAACCTGGACGGGTTCAGCCGGCTGGTCGACGCGCTCGGCGGCATCGACGTCAACGTCAACTACTACGTGCCCATCGGTGGTGAGCCCTCACTCGGGATCCTGCCCGACGACTACATCGAACCCGGCCCGGAGCAGCACATGGACGGCGCCCGTGCCCTCGACTTCGCCCGTGGCCGGTTCGGTCTCACCGACTACCAGCGGATGGACCGCCAGCGGTGCGTGATCAGCGAGATCGTCGAGGCCGCCGACCCGATGACCCTGCTGAGCCGGTTCCAGCAGCTGGCCGCGACGACCCAGGACATCGTGTCCACCGACGTGCCGCAGTCCCGGCTGGACGACCTGGTCGACCTGGCGTTCGAGGTGAAGGACGCCGAGATCCGCAGCGTCGTCTTCGACGACACGGTGATCGACCCGGCCTACCCGGACTACGACCGGATCCGGGCGCTGGTGCAGCAGGCGCTGGGCAACTCCCCGGCGGCTCCCTCGTCCGCCGCGCCCTCGACCAGCGCCGCGCCGTCCACCGATGCCGCGCCGTCCACCGGTGACGAGCCGTCCGGCAGCGCGGAGCCGTCCGGCAGTGCCACCCCGGCGGCGGTGGACCCGGTCGCCGAGGTCACCGACGCCTGCGCCTACGACCCGGCGCAGGCGGCAGCCGCCCGGGCCGAGGGCGAGCCCCCGACCCGCAACGGCTGA
- a CDS encoding LutC/YkgG family protein gives MSAREEVLSRVRQALGEDRTTPDEVVRDYRLADGRPAGDPALLELLVDRVEDYRATVLRCSPAEVGATVRAALDQGLGDGWAAGDVVVAPGLAEDWRPAGCDVDDDRPAVQLADRAASVTAVAVAVAETGTLVLDGSPACGRRALSLLPDCLVCVVTADQVVGSVPEGLARLDPLRPLTMVSGPSATSDIELQRVEGVHGPRTLLVVLAG, from the coding sequence GTGAGCGCGCGCGAGGAGGTGCTGTCCCGGGTCCGCCAGGCGCTCGGGGAGGACCGGACGACGCCCGACGAGGTGGTCCGCGACTACCGGCTTGCCGACGGCCGCCCGGCCGGGGACCCGGCGCTGCTGGAGCTGCTGGTCGACCGGGTCGAGGACTACCGGGCCACGGTGCTGCGCTGCTCCCCGGCCGAGGTAGGCGCCACCGTGCGGGCCGCCCTCGACCAGGGGCTGGGCGACGGGTGGGCGGCCGGCGACGTCGTCGTCGCCCCCGGGCTGGCCGAGGACTGGCGGCCGGCCGGCTGCGACGTCGACGACGACCGGCCGGCGGTGCAGCTGGCCGACCGCGCCGCCTCGGTCACCGCGGTGGCGGTGGCGGTCGCCGAGACCGGCACCCTCGTCCTCGACGGGTCACCGGCCTGCGGACGACGGGCGCTCTCGCTGCTGCCGGACTGCCTGGTCTGCGTGGTGACCGCCGACCAGGTGGTCGGCAGCGTGCCCGAGGGGCTGGCCCGGCTGGACCCGCTGCGCCCGCTCACGATGGTCAGCGGCCCCTCGGCCACCAGCGACATCGAGCTGCAGCGGGTCGAGGGCGTACACGGCCCGCGGACCCTGCTGGTCGTGCTGGCCGGCTGA
- a CDS encoding LutB/LldF family L-lactate oxidation iron-sulfur protein, with product MTATVPPKAPTFLGLPTAPRGVGHLRGDQSFPDAARGALRDGQLRANLGHATSTIRGKRAKVVGELPDWAQLREAGRALKAATMARLDEHLEELERQVTARGGVVHWARDANEANEIVTRLVQATGTSEVVKVKSMATQEIGLNEALEAAGLDVFETDLAELIVQLGEDSPSHILVPAIHKNRAEIREIFARTIPGVDPELTDDPRQLAMAARTHLRERFLRARVAVSGANFAVAETGTLTVVESEGNGRMCLTLPETLITVMGIEKVVPTWRDLEVFLQLLPRSSTGERMNPYTSTWAGVTPGDGPQEFHLVLLDNGRTGVLADEVGREALHCIRCSACLNVCPVYERAGGHSYGSVYPGPIGAVLSPMLTGVEDNASLPYASSLCGACYDVCPVAIDIPSILVHLRAEHVEAQERPTAEAVAFRGLARVMSHPRLWHLAQRASRLGRLIARGRPTLPNALPPPISGWTRSRDLPTPPKETFVESWVREHGS from the coding sequence ATGACCGCCACCGTGCCCCCGAAGGCGCCCACGTTCCTCGGCCTCCCCACCGCCCCCCGCGGCGTGGGCCACCTGCGCGGCGACCAGTCCTTCCCGGACGCCGCCCGCGGGGCCCTGCGCGACGGTCAGCTGCGGGCCAACCTCGGGCACGCCACCAGCACCATCCGCGGCAAGCGGGCCAAGGTCGTCGGCGAGCTGCCGGACTGGGCGCAGCTGCGCGAGGCCGGCCGGGCGCTGAAGGCCGCCACGATGGCCCGCCTCGACGAGCACCTGGAGGAGCTCGAACGCCAGGTCACCGCCCGCGGCGGCGTCGTCCACTGGGCCCGGGACGCGAACGAGGCCAACGAGATCGTCACCCGGCTGGTGCAGGCGACCGGCACGTCCGAGGTGGTCAAGGTCAAGTCGATGGCCACCCAGGAGATCGGCCTGAACGAGGCGCTGGAGGCCGCCGGCCTCGACGTCTTCGAGACCGACCTCGCCGAGCTGATCGTGCAGCTGGGGGAGGACAGCCCGTCGCACATCCTGGTGCCGGCGATCCACAAGAACCGGGCCGAGATCCGGGAGATCTTCGCCCGCACCATCCCCGGCGTCGACCCCGAGCTCACCGACGACCCCCGCCAGCTGGCGATGGCCGCCCGCACCCACCTGCGCGAGCGGTTCCTCCGCGCCCGGGTGGCGGTCAGCGGCGCGAACTTCGCCGTCGCCGAGACCGGCACGCTCACCGTGGTGGAGAGCGAGGGCAACGGGCGGATGTGCCTGACCCTGCCGGAGACGCTGATCACCGTGATGGGCATCGAGAAGGTGGTGCCCACCTGGCGCGACCTCGAGGTGTTCCTGCAGCTGCTGCCGCGCTCCTCCACCGGCGAGCGGATGAACCCCTACACCTCGACCTGGGCCGGCGTGACCCCCGGCGACGGGCCGCAGGAGTTCCACCTGGTGCTGCTGGACAACGGCCGCACCGGGGTGCTGGCCGACGAGGTGGGCCGCGAGGCGCTGCACTGCATCCGCTGCTCGGCCTGCCTGAACGTCTGCCCGGTCTACGAGCGGGCCGGCGGGCACTCCTACGGCTCGGTCTACCCCGGGCCGATCGGCGCAGTGCTCTCCCCGATGCTGACCGGCGTCGAGGACAACGCCTCGCTGCCCTACGCCTCGTCGCTGTGCGGCGCCTGCTACGACGTCTGCCCGGTGGCCATCGACATCCCCTCGATCCTGGTGCACCTGCGCGCCGAGCACGTCGAGGCGCAGGAGCGGCCCACGGCCGAGGCGGTCGCCTTCCGGGGCCTGGCCAGGGTCATGTCGCACCCGCGGCTGTGGCACCTGGCCCAGCGGGCATCCCGGCTCGGCCGGCTGATCGCCCGCGGGAGGCCCACGCTGCCCAACGCGCTGCCCCCGCCGATCTCCGGCTGGACCCGCAGCCGCGACCTGCCCACCCCACCGAAGGAGACCTTCGTGGAGTCCTGGGTGCGGGAGCACGGGTCGTGA
- a CDS encoding (Fe-S)-binding protein: MKVALFATCLVDTLTPSVARATATLLQRLGHEVVVPPGQSCCGQMHVNTGYRREAVPIVANHVRAFAGAEAIVAPSGSCVASIHHQQAAVARRAGEHRLAEEAEELAGRTYELSQFLVDVLGVTDVGAYYPHRVTYHPTCHSLRLLKVGEAPLHLLRAVRGLELVELPGAEQCCGFGGTFAVKNADTSTAMLTDKMANVLGTHAEVCTAGDASCLMHIGGGLSRLRAGTRTVHLAEILASTEEAVTPDQTTKPAVSA; this comes from the coding sequence GTGAAGGTCGCGCTCTTCGCCACCTGCCTGGTGGACACCCTGACCCCCTCGGTGGCCCGGGCCACCGCCACGCTGCTGCAACGGCTGGGGCACGAGGTCGTCGTGCCGCCGGGGCAGTCCTGCTGCGGGCAGATGCACGTCAACACCGGCTACCGCCGGGAGGCGGTGCCGATCGTCGCCAACCACGTGCGGGCCTTCGCCGGCGCGGAGGCGATCGTGGCGCCGTCCGGGTCGTGCGTGGCCTCCATCCACCACCAGCAGGCCGCCGTCGCCCGCCGGGCCGGGGAGCACCGGCTGGCCGAGGAGGCGGAGGAGCTGGCCGGGCGCACCTACGAGCTGTCCCAGTTCCTGGTCGACGTGCTGGGGGTGACCGACGTCGGCGCCTACTACCCGCACCGGGTCACCTACCACCCGACCTGCCACTCGCTGCGGCTGCTGAAGGTGGGCGAGGCGCCGCTGCATCTGCTGCGCGCGGTGCGCGGGCTGGAGCTGGTGGAGCTGCCCGGCGCCGAGCAGTGCTGCGGCTTCGGCGGCACCTTCGCGGTGAAGAACGCCGACACCTCGACCGCGATGCTCACCGACAAGATGGCCAACGTCCTCGGCACGCACGCCGAGGTCTGCACCGCCGGCGACGCCTCCTGCCTGATGCACATCGGCGGCGGCCTCTCCCGGCTCCGGGCCGGCACCCGCACGGTGCACCTGGCCGAGATCCTCGCCTCGACGGAGGAAGCCGTGACCCCCGACCAGACGACGAAGCCGGCGGTGTCGGCATGA
- a CDS encoding LacI family DNA-binding transcriptional regulator, translated as MTASIRDVAVHAGVSVGTVSNVLNRPDSVSPATRERVLSAITALGFVRNESARHLRAGRSRTIGLVVLDIANPFFTDVARGVEEAANAQGLSVVLCNSDGQPAREAAHLEVLTEQRVRGVVLAPTAELSPQIETLRQRGVPVVLLDRRAPGPDQCAVAVDDVLGGRLAADHLLERGHRRIAFIGGPGGLPQLQERYRGVVAAVREGTGSDDALTVVTPETLTVAGGREAAARLLGLPAGLRPTAAVCANDLLAMGVLQEMVRHRVRVPDDLAIVGYDDIDYAAAAAVPLTSVRKPRQELGRRAAELLLDEAAAEGHQHDQPVFEPTLVVRESSMVRRLRPTVAS; from the coding sequence CTGACCGCCAGCATCCGGGACGTCGCCGTCCACGCCGGCGTCTCGGTCGGCACGGTCAGCAACGTCCTCAACCGACCCGACTCGGTCAGCCCGGCCACCCGGGAGCGGGTGCTGAGCGCGATCACCGCGCTGGGCTTCGTGCGCAACGAGTCCGCCCGCCACCTCCGGGCCGGCCGCAGCCGCACGATCGGGCTGGTCGTCCTCGACATCGCCAACCCGTTCTTCACCGACGTCGCCCGCGGGGTGGAGGAGGCGGCCAACGCGCAGGGCCTGTCGGTGGTGCTGTGCAACTCCGACGGTCAGCCGGCCAGGGAGGCCGCCCACCTGGAGGTGCTCACCGAGCAGCGGGTGCGGGGCGTCGTGCTCGCCCCGACCGCGGAGCTGTCCCCGCAGATCGAGACGCTCCGGCAGCGCGGTGTGCCGGTGGTGCTGCTGGACCGCCGCGCGCCCGGTCCCGACCAGTGCGCCGTGGCCGTGGACGACGTCCTCGGTGGCCGGCTGGCCGCCGACCACCTGCTCGAACGCGGGCACCGCCGGATCGCGTTCATCGGCGGCCCGGGCGGCCTGCCCCAGCTGCAGGAGCGCTACCGGGGGGTCGTCGCCGCCGTCCGCGAGGGCACCGGCTCCGACGACGCCCTCACCGTGGTCACCCCGGAGACGCTCACCGTGGCCGGCGGCCGCGAGGCGGCGGCCCGTCTCCTCGGGCTCCCCGCCGGGCTGCGCCCCACCGCCGCGGTCTGCGCCAACGACCTGCTGGCGATGGGCGTGCTCCAGGAGATGGTGCGCCACCGCGTCCGGGTCCCTGACGACCTCGCCATCGTCGGCTACGACGACATCGACTACGCCGCAGCCGCCGCCGTCCCGCTGACCTCGGTCCGCAAGCCCCGCCAGGAACTGGGCCGCCGAGCGGCGGAGCTGCTGCTGGACGAGGCTGCAGCCGAGGGCCACCAGCACGACCAACCCGTCTTCGAGCCGACGCTCGTCGTCCGCGAGTCCAGCATGGTCCGGCGACTCCGCCCGACCGTCGCGAGCTGA
- a CDS encoding L-rhamnose mutarotase, with translation MPRVCFTLQVRPDRLAEYRERHAAVWPEMLRALRDAGWRDYQLFLRDDGLLVGTVVTEDLDAAQAAVDAAGVSARWEAEMAPFFETGDGRGKSSLDLVFDLDAQLRAAGEHTTTNGETP, from the coding sequence GTGCCCCGCGTCTGCTTCACCCTCCAGGTCCGACCCGACCGGCTCGCGGAGTACCGCGAGCGGCACGCCGCCGTCTGGCCGGAGATGCTCCGCGCCCTCCGGGACGCCGGCTGGCGCGACTACCAGCTCTTCCTCCGTGACGACGGCCTGCTCGTCGGCACGGTCGTGACCGAGGACCTCGACGCCGCGCAGGCCGCCGTGGACGCCGCCGGGGTGAGCGCCCGCTGGGAGGCGGAGATGGCGCCCTTCTTCGAGACCGGGGACGGCCGCGGCAAGTCCTCCCTCGACCTCGTCTTCGACCTCGACGCCCAGCTGCGGGCCGCCGGGGAGCACACCACCACGAACGGAGAGACCCCGTGA
- the rhaI gene encoding L-rhamnose isomerase — translation MTDPRARELRARALEALAQQTIELPSWAFGNAGTRFKVFSTPGVPRDPFEKISDAAVVHRYTGAAPRVSLHIPWDLVDDFGKLAQHAAEEGVSIGAINSNLFQADEYKLGSLTHADPAVRAKAVAHHVQCIDVMRATGSTDLKIWLPDGTNYPGQDDIRDRQERLAESLQQIYAELDPGHRLILEYKFYEPYFYTMDIPDWGTSLLHCLALGEQAKVVLDTGHHAPNTNIEFIVAQLLRVGRLGAFDFNSRFYGDDDLIVGAADPFQLFRIMNEIVRADALRPDSGVNFMLDQCHNIEEKIPGQIRSVMNVQEATAKALLVDREALRAAQQSGDVLGANGVLMDAYNTDVRPLLAELRESKGLAGDPYRAYAASGHQEQIATERVGGQQASWGA, via the coding sequence GTGACCGACCCCCGCGCCCGAGAACTCCGCGCCCGCGCCCTCGAGGCGCTGGCCCAGCAGACGATCGAGCTGCCCTCCTGGGCGTTCGGAAACGCCGGCACCCGGTTCAAGGTCTTCAGCACCCCCGGCGTCCCCCGCGACCCGTTCGAGAAGATCAGCGACGCCGCCGTCGTCCACCGCTACACCGGGGCCGCCCCGCGGGTCTCGCTGCACATCCCGTGGGACCTGGTCGACGACTTCGGCAAGCTCGCCCAGCACGCCGCCGAGGAGGGCGTGTCGATCGGTGCGATCAACTCGAACCTGTTCCAGGCCGACGAGTACAAGCTCGGCTCGCTGACCCACGCCGACCCGGCCGTGCGGGCCAAGGCCGTGGCCCACCACGTGCAGTGCATCGACGTCATGCGGGCCACCGGCTCCACCGACCTGAAGATCTGGCTGCCCGACGGCACCAACTACCCCGGTCAGGACGACATCCGCGACCGCCAGGAGCGGCTCGCGGAGTCACTGCAGCAGATCTACGCCGAGCTCGACCCCGGGCACCGGCTGATCCTGGAGTACAAGTTCTACGAGCCGTACTTCTACACGATGGACATCCCCGACTGGGGCACCTCGCTGCTGCACTGCCTGGCCCTGGGCGAGCAGGCGAAGGTCGTGCTGGACACCGGCCACCACGCGCCGAACACCAACATCGAGTTCATCGTCGCCCAGCTGCTGCGGGTCGGCCGGCTCGGTGCCTTCGACTTCAACTCCCGCTTCTACGGGGACGACGACCTGATCGTCGGCGCGGCCGACCCGTTCCAGCTGTTCCGGATCATGAACGAGATCGTCCGGGCCGACGCGCTCCGGCCGGACTCCGGCGTCAACTTCATGCTCGACCAGTGCCACAACATCGAGGAGAAGATCCCCGGCCAGATCCGGTCGGTGATGAACGTCCAGGAGGCCACCGCGAAGGCGCTGCTGGTCGACCGCGAGGCGCTGCGGGCCGCCCAGCAGTCCGGTGACGTGCTCGGCGCCAACGGTGTGCTGATGGACGCCTACAACACCGACGTCCGCCCGCTGCTCGCCGAGCTGCGCGAGTCGAAGGGCCTGGCCGGCGACCCCTACCGGGCCTACGCCGCCTCCGGGCACCAGGAGCAGATCGCCACCGAGCGCGTCGGGGGCCAGCAGGCCTCCTGGGGCGCCTGA